The genomic window CGAAACCTCCCGAAGGGGCATTGTCCAGATCGGCGATGCCCGGTTCGATCAACGTCTCGTAAGGTTCCCAGAAGGGCAGGCGCCAGACCGGATCGGCGTGATCGCGCCCTGCCTGCTGGATCGCAGCCGCAGCCTCATCGTCGTCGCAGAAGAAGGGTGGCAGATCGGGCCCCAGCGCGACCCGTGCGGCCCCGGTCAGGGTTGCCATCGAAATCAGCAGATCGGGTGCCTCTTCGTCGGCAAGCGCCAGGGCATCGGCCAGGATCAGGCGGCCTTCGGCATCGGTGTTGTTGATCTCGACGCTCAGCCCCTTGCGGCCGGTCAGGATGTCGCCCGGGCGGAAGGCATCTGCCGAAATCGCGTTTTCCACCGCCGGGATCAGCACCCGCAGCTGCATCCCTGCGGTCAGCCCCAGCCGCGCCAGGGTCTCGGCCAGGCCAAGGACATTGGCGGCACCCCCCATGTCCTTTTTCATCAGCGCCATCGAGGCGGGCGGCTTGATGTCGAGGCCGCCGGTGTCGAAACAGACCCCCTTGCCGACCAGGGTCAGTCGCGGCCCCCGGCCCGGAAAGCGAATATCGATCAGCCGCGGCGGCTGGGCCGCGGCCCGACCGACGGCGTGGATCAGGCCCAGGTGCTGGGCCAGCAGATCCTCGCCCCGAATGACCTCGATCCCGGCACCGTGGCGCTGGGCCAGATCCCGTGCCGCCTGTTCCAGCGCCTGCGGCCCCATGTCCGAGGCCGGCGTGTTGATCAGGTCGCGGGCCAGAAATTCGCCCGCGGCCAAGGCCAGCAGACGGTCGGCATCGACCCCGGGCGGGCAGACCAGCCGCGCCTGCGGCGTTTCGACCTGACGATAGCGGCCAAAACGATATTGCGCCAGAAGCCAACCGAAAACGCCCATCTGCGCATCGAAGCCGGTCGGAATATTGACCAGATGCCACGCCCCCGCCGGGAGAGACTCGGCGGCGCGGGCCAGCACGTGCCGGTCGCGCGGGCCCCGCGGACCAGGCATCGGCCCCAGGCCGAACAACGCCCCGGCCAACCCGCCATCCGCTGCCGGCAGCAGGCACAACTGTCCGGCCTTGCCGGCAAAGCCCTGCGCCATGGCCCAGCGGCGTTGCAGGTCACTCAGCTCTGCGGGCAATTCGATCTGCCCGGCATCCCCGTCTGAGGGACGCATGAGCCACAGCGGCAGCGACGCCGCGCTGGAAGGGGCGAACTCCAGAGTCATTCTGCACGATCCTTGCCGTTTTGGGGATCAGACTAGCCGGACGGCTGTGCGCTGCAAGGGTTGCGGCATCAC from Paracoccus sp. SMMA_5_TC includes these protein-coding regions:
- a CDS encoding leucyl aminopeptidase family protein, whose protein sequence is MTLEFAPSSAASLPLWLMRPSDGDAGQIELPAELSDLQRRWAMAQGFAGKAGQLCLLPAADGGLAGALFGLGPMPGPRGPRDRHVLARAAESLPAGAWHLVNIPTGFDAQMGVFGWLLAQYRFGRYRQVETPQARLVCPPGVDADRLLALAAGEFLARDLINTPASDMGPQALEQAARDLAQRHGAGIEVIRGEDLLAQHLGLIHAVGRAAAQPPRLIDIRFPGRGPRLTLVGKGVCFDTGGLDIKPPASMALMKKDMGGAANVLGLAETLARLGLTAGMQLRVLIPAVENAISADAFRPGDILTGRKGLSVEINNTDAEGRLILADALALADEEAPDLLISMATLTGAARVALGPDLPPFFCDDDEAAAAIQQAGRDHADPVWRLPFWEPYETLIEPGIADLDNAPSGGFAGAITAALFLRRFTEKARLFAHFDIYGWQPTAAPGRPKGGLGQGMRAILHALPQILTPAETST